Proteins encoded together in one Papio anubis isolate 15944 chromosome 3, Panubis1.0, whole genome shotgun sequence window:
- the POLR3K gene encoding DNA-directed RNA polymerase III subunit RPC10 (The RefSeq protein has 5 substitutions compared to this genomic sequence), translated as MLLFCPGCGNGLIVEEGQRCHRFACNTCPYVHNITRKVTNRKYPKLKEVDDVLGGAAAWENVDSTAEPCPKCEHPRAYFMQLQTRSADEPMTTFYKCCNAQCGHRWRD; from the coding sequence ATGCTGCTGTTCTGCCCCGGCTGCGGAAACGGGCTGATGGTGGAGGAGGGACAACGCTGCCACCGCTTCGCCTGCAACAGGTGCCCCTACGTGCACAACATCACCCGCAAGGTAACAAATCGGAAGTACCCAAAACTGAAAGAAGTGGATGATGTGCTTGGTGGAGCAGCTGCCTGCGAGAATGTTGACTCTACTGCAGAGCCATGTCCCAAATGCGAACATCCTCGTGCTTACTTCATGCAGCTTCAGACCCGCTCTGCAGATGAGCCGATGACCACCTTCTACAAGTGCTGCAGTGCTCAGCGTGGACACCGCTGGAGGGATTAG